In the genome of Longimicrobium sp., the window CATTGCTTCTCGTTTTTCCATCACTGCAGGATCCGGGGCGCTCAAACGGGCGCACATGCAATCCAGGTCCAGAGCGATCCTGGCGCCCGGCAGACGTACCCGGCCTCGGCTGTGGAGCGCGCGAAAGAAGACCGTACCTCTCACCGCCACTTGGTCCAAGCTGAGCGCGTCCGCGTATGGATTGGAGAGCTCAGCGTTGCTAAACACCAGGTTTCCGCGGCATTCCGCGTTCAACAGGATGATTTCCCCACGGGTGCGAACCCAGGACATGTAGATAGTCCCGTGCACGCGGAGGAGGTTTCCGATGAACGCGCGTGACCCGGGAGCGTTGAAGCGGGCCCGGTCACAGTTGAGATTGCCGTGGATCGTCGCATTGTAGAACGAGACGTGCCCGCGCGAACGGAAACCGCTCATCTCGACGGCTCCGTACACCAGGATGTCGTCTGCGGCAACGGCGTAGAGGGTGGGTCTGGGCTTCACCGGGCCGGGACTGCCCCCCTTGGACCGGGCCGCCCCGCCGCTGGCGGTTCCATCCTTCGTTCGTGGCGCCTTGTTAACGATGACAGCCCCGTTCATCCGTAGTGTACCGACGATGCAGGCCCGCTCGACGGAGAGCTGCCCTACGATCCGGACGCCGTTGCAGAAGTCCAGGTCTCCTCCCACACGGATGCCGTTCGCCTCGACGGACGAGAACGTACCGCCGGAAAACGTCAGGTGCACGCACTGCAGGTGGTTCAGGATGACCGGCGCAGTGGCCGTCCACCGCTCGAAGGTGAGCGGAAAGCGGATATGGGCGAACGAAAGGTCTAATGGATCCTTGAGCACGACACCGATGAGGACCAGGCGGTTTCCGCGTAGTTCCCGTGTGATCGTGCGGCTCGTGAGCACGCTTTGAAGCAGCACGGCCCGCACACAGCCGTTCACCTGGACCCGGAACTCGCGTCTTTGCTGGGGGGCGAGCGTGCCGCCCGTGAGTGTGGCCAAGTGTGAAAGCAGAAGCTTCTCGGAACCGTTCTCGGGCACCCACTCGGGGATATCCATCCCTCCGTCCATCGCGTTCTGCATGGCGAACCTCCGGCACATGGACGACTCAGAATTGTGCGGCGATCCCAAGCAACTTCGGCTCCAGCTGCTAACCGCCCGCACTGCAATGGTTTACCGACGTTGATCCGACTGGCACACCGGGACGTGGGGCTCGCCCGGTACGGCGCGGAGGTCCCACACTGCCGCAGCGTCTGTACGTCAAGCCGAGGCGAAGGGGCCCGTGGGCAGGCTTCAACACGGGGCGGAGGCTGGTCACGGCATCCGTTCGCTTCACCGGCACGGCCGCGATATGTTTCCGCAGGATGTCCGCCCCACCACATCCGCTGTCGCCGATCACCTCACGCCTCCCACTTTCGCCGCATGACCGCTGAATTCCTGCTCCTCGTCGTGATCGCGCTCCTGGGCGTTTGCGTGGTGCTGCTCGTCGTGCTGCTGCGCAGAAGGACCGAGGGTGACGCGGTGATGCAGCTCGCGGCGCGGCTGGACGGCGTCGACCGGGGCCAGGAGCGGACCGAGCGCGCGCTGCGCGACGAGATCGGCCGGTCTCGGGAAGAGGCCGGGAGCGAGTCGGCCCGGCTTCGCGGCGAGGTGACGTCCATTATGACCACGCTCACCGCATCCACCGGCGAGCAGATGGAAAAGCTGCGCGTTTCCGTCGAAGCGAAGCTGGACCAGATCCGCGCGGACAACGCCGCCAAGCTGGAGCAGGTGCGGCAGACGGTGGACGAGAAGCTACAGGGCGTGCTGGAGCAGCGGCTGGGCGAAAGCTTTCGCCTGGTGAGCGACCGTCTGGAGCAGGTGCACAAGGGGCTGGGCGAGATGCAGACGCTGGCGAGCGGCGTCGGCGACCTGAAGAAGGTGCTGTCGAACGTCAAGGTGCGCGGCAATTGGGGCGAGGTGCAGCTGGCCGGCCTGCTGGAGCAGGTGCTGACCCCCGAGCAGTACGTGGCGAACGCCGCCACCAACGAGTTCACCGGCCACCGCGTGGAGTTCGCCATCCGCCTCCCCGGCCAGGAGCACGGCGAGGTGCTTCTTCCCGTCGACGCCAAGTTTCCGCTCGAAGACTACCAGCGGCTCGTGGACGCGCAGGAGGCCGGCGACCTCGCGGCGATGGACGCCGCCTCGCGCGCGCTGGAGGAGCGCATCCGGGGCTGCGCGCGGGACATCTGCATGAAGTACCTGAACCCGCCGCGGACCACCGACTTCGGGATCATGTTCCTTCCCACCGAGGGGCTGTACGCCGAGGTGGTGCGCCGCCCGGGGCTGACGGACGCCATCCAGCGCGAGTGGCGGGTGGTGGTAGCCGGCCCCACCACGCTGTGGGCCGTGCTGAACAGCCTGCAGATGGGCTTCCGCACGCTGGCCATCCAGAAGCGCTCGGGCGAGGTGTGGGGCGTGCTGGGCGCCGTGAAGACGGAGTTCGGAAAGTTCGGCGGCGTGCTGGAGAAGGTGCAGAAGAAGCTGCAGGAGGCCAGCAACACCATGCACGATGCCGGCGTGCGCACCCGCGCCATCGAACGGAGGCTGCGCGACGTGCAGGAGCTGCCCGCGCCCGAGGCCGGACGCGTGCTGCTGGGCGACACGCTCGTGATCGCCGGTGTGCCGCACGCCACGGCGGAGGATGGATCCACGGAAACCGACGCAACCCTCGCCTGACGATCACCCGCCCATGTTCACGACGCAGCGAGAGCTTCACGAGCGGCTGACCGCCGACATGGCCGCCAACCACGAGCGGATCGCCACCCTGTGCCGTCCCTTGGACGCGCGGCAGCTGGAGCATCGCCCGGCGGAGGGCTCGTGGAGCGTCGGCGAGGTGCTGGAGCACCTGCTGGTGGCGAACGAGCTGTTCCTCGCGCCGGTGGCGGCGCTGGTGCAGGCGGCGCCGCGCGACCCCGCCGCGCCCTCCCGCCCGTGGCGGCCCACGCGGCTGGGCGCGTTCTTCATCCGCACGGTCGAGCGAGGGAAGCCGCTCGCGGCGCCCAAGGCGCTCCGTCCGCAGACGCCACGGCCCGACGTGCTGGAAAGCTACCTGGCGTTCGACGCGCGGTTCGCGTCCGTGCTCGCCGACGCGGCGGACCGCGACTGGAACAAGCTTCGGTTCGCCCCGCCGCTCGCGCGGTGGGTGCCGCTGCGCTTCAACGTCGGCGATGGATTCCGCTTCCACGCCGGCCACGTGCGCCGGCACCTGGCCCAGATCGAGCGAGCCGTCGCCCACCTCTGAGCCCTGGCACTATCGCGATCCGGCGAACGGCAGGTACAATGTGGGCCAGGCACCTGCGGCGGCACGGAGCGCTCGTGAAGCCACGAGCCGCTGTCCGCCCCCTCCATCGCGCGACCGATGACACGCATCCGAATCCTCCTGCCGGCGCTGCTGGCTTTCGGGCTGGCCGCCCCCGCCGCGCACGCGCAGCAGCCGCGCTTTACCCGCGCGGACACGCTGCGCGGGTCCATCGGCCCGGCGCGGGAGTGGTGGGACGTGGCCTTCTACGACCTGAACGTGGCCGTGAGCCCGGCCGACAGCAGCGTGCGCGGGTTCAACCGCATCACCTACCGGGTGCTGCGCCCCGCGCGCGAGATGCAGATCGACCTGCAGCGGCTGGAGGTCGACAGCATCGTACAGGACGGCCGGCGGCTGCGGTACCGGCGCGAGGGCGACGCGCTGTTCGTGGCGCTGCAGGCGCCCCAGGCGGCGAACGCCCGCAAGACCGTGACGGTGCACTACCACGGCCGGCCGCGGGTGGCGGCGCGCGCGCCCTGGGACGGCGGGTTCGTGTGGGCGCGCGACCCCGCCGGCGAGCCGTTCATCGCCACGGCCGTGCAGGGGCTGGGCGCCAGCGCCTGGTGGCCCAACAAGGACACCCAGGCGGACGAGCCGGACAGCATGCGCATCGCCGTCACGGTGCCGCGGGGGATGACGAACGTGAGCAATGGCCGGCTGCGCGACTCCGTTCAGAACGCGGACGGCACCACCACGTTCACGTGGTTCGTCGGCAGCCCCATCAACAACTACGGCGTGGCGGTGAACGCCGGGCGCTATGCCCACTTCCAGGACGTCTTCCAGGGCGAGAAGGGGCCGCTGACGCTGGACTTCTGGCCCCTGGCCATTCATGAGCAGGCGGCACGCCGTCAGTGGGGGCGCGACGTGAAGCCCATGCTGCAGTGCTTCGAGCACTGGTTCGGCCCCTATCCATGGTACGAGGACGGCTTCAAGCTGGTGGAGACGCCGCACCTGGGGATGGAGCACCAGAGCGCGGTGGCGTACGGCAACGGATACCGCGACGGGTACCGCGGCCAGGACCTCTCCGACACGGGGCGCGGGCTCGGGTGGGACTTCATCGTGGTGCACGAGTCGGGTCACGAGTGGTTCGGCAACCACATCACCACCCGCGACCTTGCCGACATGTGGGTGCACGAGGGCTTCACCAACTACAGCGAGTCGCTGTTCGTGGAGTGCCGGCAGGGCAAGGAGGCGGGCGCGGAGTACGTGATCGGCGTGCGCGCGCACGTGCAGAACGACGCCCCGATCGTGGCCCCGTACGGCGTGAACGCGAAGGGGTCGGGCGACATGTACTACAAGGCCGGCAACATGCTGCACACCATCCGCCAACTCGTGGACGACGACGAGCGGTGGCGCGGCATCCTGCGGGGCTTGAACGAGACCTTCGGCCGCCGGACGGTCACGGGCACCCAGGTCACGGAGTACATTTCGCGCCAGGCGGGCATGGACCTGAGCCGCGTCTTCCAGCAGTACCTCACCACCACCGAGATCCCGGAACTGGAGTACCGCATCCAGGGGAACCGGCTCTCGTTCCGCTGGAGCCGCGTGGTGCCCGGCTTCGACATGCCCGTGCGGGTCACGCTGGCGCCGGGCCAGTACGCGCGCATCCGCCCCACGACGAGCTGGCGGACGACGGACCTGCGCGGCGTGACGGCGGCGGACTTCCGGGTAGATCCGAACTTCTACGTCACCGCGCGCAACGCCGACGCGCCCGCGACGCCCTAGGCGGCCCGAGCCCCGTCGAGCCGCCACGCACACCGGCCGCCGCGGGAGCACACGCCCGCGGCGGCCGCACCGTTTTCGACCATGGACCGCGTCGACTCACGCGGCCGGCCGGGAGCCGACCGGTCTGGCCTAGGCTGCTCTTCTCGCCCGTGGAGAAGCCACTCGCCGCACCCAAGGCGCTCCGGCCGCAGACGCCCCGGCCGGACGTGCTGGAAAGCTACCTGGCACCTGGCTCAGATCGAGTGCGCCGTCGTCGCACGCTGAATTCCGGGCGCCGGCTGGTGCACCGGCTTCGATCAGCACCTCCCCAGCGCATCGACGGGACAGCGCAGGGACGGCGTAGGCCCGTACCCCGGGATCGGGTCCCCGAATCCGCCACGCGATGTTTCCCAGTTGATGGGGAGCACCACCCACACCCTGACAGGTGCCCCGTCGATCTTTCCCGGTCTGAACCGCAGGACCTGAATCGCACGCAGGGCGGCCTCGTTGAACTGGACCATCGAGGAGCGGATGACGGTTGGGTGGGAGATACTGCCATCCATTTCCACCAGGAATCGAACGTGTACGGTGCCCGTGAATCCCGCGTCCCTCAGGTGCAGCGGATACTCACGCTCCAGCGCCCGCGCGACCACGTCCCGGTTGATAATTCGAGGCATCTCCTCCACCTCACGCAATCCATAGGCGGCGGTGGAATCCGATTCGGGAGCGTCCACGAGCCTGGGGCCAGGCTCCCAGTTGATTGGCAGTTCCAGCCTGACGCCTACCGCGCGCCCGTCTACCTGGGCGGGAGAAAAGCGGAGGAGCGACATCATGGCGATGGACGGCGCGTCGAAGGCCGTGTCCGTGGAGCTCACCAACCGCATGTCGCGCGGCTGCCCATCGGTTCCCACGACCATCCCCACCACCACGGCCCCTCCGATGCCCGCTTCTTCCAGGTGTGGCGGGTAGGTCGTCCGCAGGGCCGCCGCCAGTTCTGGCGAGTTCAGCGGTACCGGACGTACCTGCACCTGGTCCAGGTCGTACACGGTCTCCCGTGCACCCGCGGGAGCCTGCCCCGTCAGCGGGATCGTGGCGGCGCACATCGCGATCGGAAGCGCGAGACGGAAAATCAAGTTGGGCATCGGCACAGACGTGAAGTAAAGGCTCGATCAGCGCGTACGCACCTGCATACGGAGGCGCCGCAGCGTGGTTTCACAAAAAACCATCGAGGATCCGCCACGTGCCTTCCGACGCCGACGAAAGCACGGGTGCAGGCGACGTGTGGTGAAGGGGCAGCGGCGGGCCGGGGGCAAGGCCCAGCGGGCTACGGCCCGCGCGGCGCTGGGCGTGTCGGCCGGTCCGATCTGGGCGCCCCCGGCTCTTCCCACTGGAACGGGAGTTCCACCCATACCGCCACCCGCTTCCTGCCGATGGTAGCTGGGGTGAACCGCAGGACTCGGGCTAGCGCCAGCGAAGCCTCGTTGAACCGCGCGTCCGTCGAGTGCGTCACGAACGCGGCCGAAACCCTGCCGTTGTCCGCGAGCCGCATTCGCACCTGCACGCTGCCGATCACGCCGCTTCGCCGCAGCTCTCGCGGGTACGAGCGAACCATCTCGGCCCGGATCGCGTCGCGGTTCAGGGGCCGCGGCACTTCCGTGACCTCACTCAACTCGTAGGCGCCCGTGGAATCCGGTCCGGGCGTATCACGCGGACGCTCCAATCGCCAGTCGATGGTCAGTTCCAGCCGCACCCGTACGTTGCGCCCGGACACCCGCGCGGGCGAAAAGCGAAGCAGAGAAGCAATCGCCATCGTGGGCGCATCGAACGCGGTGTCACCGGAGCTGACCAGCTGCAGGTCGCGCGGCCGGCCATCGGTGCCCACGGTCATCGCGACCAGCACGCTGCCGTTCATTCCGGCGTCCTTCAGGCGCGGCGGGTACGAAGCTTCCTGCGCGGCCTCCAACTCCGCCGCGTTCAGCAGCGCGGGCGCTACATCTACCTCGGCCAGTTCGTACACGCTGTCGCGCGCGGGTGCCGGCTCCTGCGCAGCGAGCGGCGAAGCGGCGGTGCATACGCCGGCCACGAGGGCGCATCGAACAAGAAAGCCGATCATGGGACGTGAATGAGGGCGGAAGTGAAAGATAAGCGTCATGGGCACGGTACGAAGATCTTGATGATCGTACGAGCCGCCGTGGCTCGCAGGTTCACCAGCCGACTCCACTCAGCACCTCTCCGGCGCATCGTTGGCACAGCGCGGCGCCAGCTGACCGCCGTACAGCCCGCTCGGGGCCGACACTTCGGGTCGCGTTTGCCACTGGATGGGGAGAACCACCCACACCCTGACCGGTTTCCGGTCGATCTTTCCCGGCGCAAACCGCAGTACCTGAATCGCACGCAGGGCAGCCTCGTTGAAGTGGGGGTGCGAGGAGCGGACGATGGCCGACTGGGAGATACTGCCGTCCAGTTCCACCCGGAATCGGACCTCTACAGTGCCCGTAGTCCCCGCATCCCTCAGGTGCGGCGGATACTCACGCACCAGCGCCGCGCTCATCACCGCCCGGTTTATGATTCGAGGCATCTCATCCAACTCGCGCAGTTCATAGCCGGCGGTGGAATCCGGTACGGGCTCGTCCACGGGCTTGGGCCCGGGCTCCCAGGTGATCGGCATGGCTACCCTGACGCCCACCGCGCGCCCGTCTACCTGGGCGGGAGAAAAGCGGAGGAGCGGCAGCATGGCGAGCGTCGGCGCGTCGAAGGCCGTATCCGTGGTGCTGACCACTCGCGGGTCGCGCGGCTGCCCATCGGCGCCGATGACCATCGACACCACCACGATCCCTCCGATCCCCGCCTCTTTCAGGTGCGGCGGGTAGGTCGTCCGCAGGACCGGCGCTAGTTCTGGATTGTGCAGCGCCACCGGACGCACCTGCACCTGTTCCAGGTCGTACACGGTATCCGGTACCGCCGCCGGGGCCTGGGCCGTCAGGGGGATCGTGGCGGCGCACACCGCGATCGGGAGCGCGATACGGAGAATGAAGCTGGACATCGGCACACAGTTCTAGATGGAAAGGCTCAATCGGCCCGAACGCACCTGCATACGTTAGGGGCCGTTGCGTAGTTTCATCAAGGGCCCGTCGGAGATCCCCCACGTGCCGTTCCCACA includes:
- a CDS encoding M1 family metallopeptidase, which produces MTRIRILLPALLAFGLAAPAAHAQQPRFTRADTLRGSIGPAREWWDVAFYDLNVAVSPADSSVRGFNRITYRVLRPAREMQIDLQRLEVDSIVQDGRRLRYRREGDALFVALQAPQAANARKTVTVHYHGRPRVAARAPWDGGFVWARDPAGEPFIATAVQGLGASAWWPNKDTQADEPDSMRIAVTVPRGMTNVSNGRLRDSVQNADGTTTFTWFVGSPINNYGVAVNAGRYAHFQDVFQGEKGPLTLDFWPLAIHEQAARRQWGRDVKPMLQCFEHWFGPYPWYEDGFKLVETPHLGMEHQSAVAYGNGYRDGYRGQDLSDTGRGLGWDFIVVHESGHEWFGNHITTRDLADMWVHEGFTNYSESLFVECRQGKEAGAEYVIGVRAHVQNDAPIVAPYGVNAKGSGDMYYKAGNMLHTIRQLVDDDERWRGILRGLNETFGRRTVTGTQVTEYISRQAGMDLSRVFQQYLTTTEIPELEYRIQGNRLSFRWSRVVPGFDMPVRVTLAPGQYARIRPTTSWRTTDLRGVTAADFRVDPNFYVTARNADAPATP
- a CDS encoding energy transducer TonB; this encodes MSSFILRIALPIAVCAATIPLTAQAPAAVPDTVYDLEQVQVRPVALHNPELAPVLRTTYPPHLKEAGIGGIVVVSMVIGADGQPRDPRVVSTTDTAFDAPTLAMLPLLRFSPAQVDGRAVGVRVAMPITWEPGPKPVDEPVPDSTAGYELRELDEMPRIINRAVMSAALVREYPPHLRDAGTTGTVEVRFRVELDGSISQSAIVRSSHPHFNEAALRAIQVLRFAPGKIDRKPVRVWVVLPIQWQTRPEVSAPSGLYGGQLAPRCANDAPERC
- a CDS encoding DNA recombination protein RmuC; translated protein: MTAEFLLLVVIALLGVCVVLLVVLLRRRTEGDAVMQLAARLDGVDRGQERTERALRDEIGRSREEAGSESARLRGEVTSIMTTLTASTGEQMEKLRVSVEAKLDQIRADNAAKLEQVRQTVDEKLQGVLEQRLGESFRLVSDRLEQVHKGLGEMQTLASGVGDLKKVLSNVKVRGNWGEVQLAGLLEQVLTPEQYVANAATNEFTGHRVEFAIRLPGQEHGEVLLPVDAKFPLEDYQRLVDAQEAGDLAAMDAASRALEERIRGCARDICMKYLNPPRTTDFGIMFLPTEGLYAEVVRRPGLTDAIQREWRVVVAGPTTLWAVLNSLQMGFRTLAIQKRSGEVWGVLGAVKTEFGKFGGVLEKVQKKLQEASNTMHDAGVRTRAIERRLRDVQELPAPEAGRVLLGDTLVIAGVPHATAEDGSTETDATLA
- a CDS encoding DinB family protein, with product MFTTQRELHERLTADMAANHERIATLCRPLDARQLEHRPAEGSWSVGEVLEHLLVANELFLAPVAALVQAAPRDPAAPSRPWRPTRLGAFFIRTVERGKPLAAPKALRPQTPRPDVLESYLAFDARFASVLADAADRDWNKLRFAPPLARWVPLRFNVGDGFRFHAGHVRRHLAQIERAVAHL
- a CDS encoding TonB family protein → MIGFLVRCALVAGVCTAASPLAAQEPAPARDSVYELAEVDVAPALLNAAELEAAQEASYPPRLKDAGMNGSVLVAMTVGTDGRPRDLQLVSSGDTAFDAPTMAIASLLRFSPARVSGRNVRVRLELTIDWRLERPRDTPGPDSTGAYELSEVTEVPRPLNRDAIRAEMVRSYPRELRRSGVIGSVQVRMRLADNGRVSAAFVTHSTDARFNEASLALARVLRFTPATIGRKRVAVWVELPFQWEEPGAPRSDRPTRPAPRGP
- a CDS encoding energy transducer TonB encodes the protein MPNLIFRLALPIAMCAATIPLTGQAPAGARETVYDLDQVQVRPVPLNSPELAAALRTTYPPHLEEAGIGGAVVVGMVVGTDGQPRDMRLVSSTDTAFDAPSIAMMSLLRFSPAQVDGRAVGVRLELPINWEPGPRLVDAPESDSTAAYGLREVEEMPRIINRDVVARALEREYPLHLRDAGFTGTVHVRFLVEMDGSISHPTVIRSSMVQFNEAALRAIQVLRFRPGKIDGAPVRVWVVLPINWETSRGGFGDPIPGYGPTPSLRCPVDALGRC